In uncultured Bacteroides sp., the following proteins share a genomic window:
- a CDS encoding polysaccharide biosynthesis protein yields the protein MIDINRFIERNVTFRNGSLFEKDIYANQEKLLDEIEGRSVLVIGGAGTIGSSFIKAILNFKPSKLVVVDISENGLAELSRDLHSSYGMYVPKDFVTYPINYADPVFKKMFRRERGFDIIANFSAHKHVRSEKDEFSVQALLENNLLHACKLLNLMIEIPPRHFFCVSTDKAANPVNIMGGSKKILEDLIFTYSKQLKVSTARFANVAFSNGSLLAGFIERIMKRQPLSAPSDVRRYFVSPQESGQICMLACILGKSGEIFFPKLGRNQMLTFSEIAKRFLSELGYNAYECSSEEEARKMAYEMNPGDVNYPVYFSYSDTTGEKDIEEFYTKEEAISLDEYIALGVVKNGSRRRIKEIETFFSLLNKAFASPYTKKSEIVNIVKAFLVNFYHDEKEKNLDSKM from the coding sequence ATGATTGATATTAATCGTTTCATTGAAAGGAATGTAACATTCCGCAATGGGAGTCTGTTCGAAAAAGATATTTATGCTAATCAAGAGAAACTTCTGGATGAGATTGAAGGAAGAAGTGTATTGGTTATAGGTGGTGCAGGAACTATAGGATCTTCTTTTATTAAAGCTATCCTGAATTTTAAACCTTCTAAACTGGTAGTTGTAGATATTTCTGAGAATGGATTGGCTGAGCTCTCACGAGACCTGCATAGCTCTTATGGAATGTATGTTCCTAAAGATTTTGTAACATATCCGATTAATTATGCCGATCCTGTGTTCAAGAAAATGTTTCGTCGTGAAAGAGGATTTGATATTATAGCTAATTTTTCTGCTCATAAACATGTGAGAAGTGAGAAAGATGAATTTTCTGTACAGGCTTTACTGGAGAATAATCTGCTTCATGCATGTAAATTACTTAATCTAATGATTGAAATTCCTCCCAGGCATTTTTTCTGTGTTTCAACAGACAAGGCTGCAAATCCGGTTAATATAATGGGGGGGAGCAAAAAGATTCTGGAAGACCTGATTTTTACTTATTCGAAGCAGTTGAAGGTATCAACAGCACGTTTTGCTAATGTGGCTTTTTCTAATGGATCTCTTTTGGCTGGTTTTATTGAAAGAATAATGAAACGACAGCCTTTAAGTGCACCGTCTGATGTGCGCCGGTATTTTGTTTCTCCTCAGGAGAGCGGTCAGATATGTATGCTGGCTTGTATACTTGGGAAATCAGGAGAAATTTTTTTCCCTAAATTAGGAAGAAATCAGATGCTCACATTTTCTGAAATAGCAAAACGCTTCTTGAGCGAACTTGGTTATAATGCTTATGAGTGCAGTTCAGAAGAAGAAGCCCGCAAGATGGCTTATGAAATGAATCCCGGAGATGTTAATTATCCAGTCTACTTTTCTTATTCAGATACTACTGGTGAAAAGGATATTGAAGAGTTTTATACAAAAGAAGAAGCGATTTCACTTGATGAGTATATTGCTCTGGGAGTAGTAAAGAATGGATCACGCAGAAGAATAAAAGAAATTGAAACTTTCTTCTCTTTGTTGAATAAAGCTTTTGCTTCACCCTACACAAAAAAGAGTGAAATTGTAAATATTGTAAAGGCGTTTCTGGTAAATTTCTATCATGATGAGAAAGAAAAAAATCTGGATTCAAAAATGTAG
- a CDS encoding SusC/RagA family TonB-linked outer membrane protein, producing MKNNLINLSLVYDSKRIFRIMTLSVIFLFIGISLASASSSSSYSEITELNLKTENKTIKEVLNDIESNSEFIFFYSDKTINLNQKVKVPFVKGNISEVLDKLLDTRSVGYKVEDRQVVLYSINHSKAAGKASVNTPLQAKITIKGQVVDATGETLVGVTVLVKGTTTGTLTDVNGNFAISAKVGATLQFSYVGYNTELVKVSTTDLLKVVLKENVNEIQEVVVTAPVGVQRQAKALGYAVSTVTAKQLTEAGNTNFASALYGKAAGVKITTAPGGASSAVNVQIRGINSLNFNQQPLYVVDGIMIRNDGQNGASGANNNNYWDDQRIRGNGALDINPDDIESLTVLKGASATALYGSDAASGVVVITTKKASKEKGLGVDLNYNLTAEQVAFLPKFQNVYGPGYDKADNIASGATAEGWIADSSSPSGYRPFFRSYGNFGPKMEGQQVKWWDGTTRSYSAQPDNYKDIYQTGFSSNMNLALSNQTDKLNYRLSYTRMDYKGTQRGSEQARNTFNLNSTLKISKSMSLDIIANYINTTTHNRPYQLGQVLGSYGGFFSRTEDMSLMLDKYQTSDGYKYVTYNHPERSSDAFVYNIRATNLLDFFWQQLKNKYDETENRMISSATLNWDIIDHLKFRGRIGSDYTGADTENKQYNEYPVSFNSSDNSTGGYSVTKGVYSILYGDALLSYANKIGSKFNYTASLGYQGRSENYKDQSSSTTQGLITENWFTLNNSYGILSSSAKRQELLKYAYLGILNLSYHDYLFLEGTARKEYSSTLPPKNNSFFYPSVNGSFVVSDAFKLPKDISYAKLRASYGIVGNSAPMYVSNIAYTQNALQTINGSVPSLVLSSSYGNNNLKAETKYEREIGLETRFFEDRIGFDVSFYSNTVKNQIMDLSTAASVGAISQIVNVGEIGSKGLEMAFNATPLNGTFKWMTRFNISFNKSKVNSLAPGVPQIVFYDSEQSALRIVAKAGEELGNIYAYSRATNAQGKYIINDDGLYVIDKTKYDKVGNIMPKAVGGFSNTLMYKNLALDFTIDYRLGGKMVSNPTKYMMGAGMFENTMQYRDAEHGGLTYTSGSTTYHDGVLLDGVNQTTGQANTKVIDAATYYMNTFGWGYDAWNEKGSVYNNSYIKLREVSLSYRVPVSICKKLCMNNVKVSLIGRNLFYLWRTLENIDPEAPLGNKWWSQGVDVGSTASSRSLGFSLSANF from the coding sequence ATGAAAAATAACTTGATTAACCTAAGTTTAGTTTATGACTCGAAAAGGATATTTCGTATCATGACATTAAGCGTAATTTTCCTGTTCATTGGAATAAGTTTAGCTTCTGCTTCTTCTTCTTCTTCTTATAGTGAAATTACGGAACTAAATCTGAAGACAGAGAATAAGACAATAAAAGAAGTCTTGAATGACATAGAAAGTAACAGTGAGTTTATTTTCTTTTATAGTGACAAGACAATAAACTTGAATCAAAAGGTTAAAGTTCCATTTGTGAAAGGTAATATATCAGAAGTTCTTGATAAACTACTAGATACTCGTTCTGTAGGTTATAAGGTTGAAGATAGACAAGTGGTACTTTATTCAATTAATCATTCAAAAGCGGCTGGTAAAGCTTCTGTTAATACTCCTCTTCAAGCGAAAATAACTATAAAAGGACAAGTTGTAGATGCAACTGGAGAAACATTGGTGGGAGTTACAGTTCTGGTTAAAGGCACCACTACTGGAACATTGACCGATGTTAATGGTAATTTTGCTATTTCAGCTAAAGTAGGAGCTACTTTGCAGTTTTCTTATGTAGGCTATAATACAGAGTTGGTAAAAGTAAGTACTACAGATTTATTGAAGGTTGTACTAAAAGAAAACGTAAATGAAATCCAAGAAGTAGTGGTAACAGCCCCAGTCGGTGTTCAAAGACAAGCTAAAGCTTTAGGATATGCAGTTAGTACTGTCACAGCTAAACAGCTTACTGAAGCCGGGAATACCAACTTTGCATCAGCATTGTATGGTAAAGCTGCCGGGGTAAAAATTACAACTGCTCCAGGTGGTGCAAGTAGTGCGGTAAATGTACAAATTAGAGGTATTAACTCTTTGAACTTTAATCAGCAACCTTTATATGTTGTAGATGGAATCATGATCAGAAATGATGGACAAAATGGTGCTAGCGGAGCTAATAATAATAACTATTGGGATGATCAGCGTATTAGAGGTAATGGAGCTTTGGATATAAATCCTGATGATATTGAATCTCTGACCGTTTTAAAAGGTGCAAGTGCTACTGCCTTGTATGGTTCTGATGCTGCCAGTGGTGTTGTGGTTATCACTACAAAAAAGGCTTCTAAGGAGAAAGGTCTAGGAGTTGACCTTAATTATAACCTTACAGCAGAACAAGTAGCATTCCTTCCTAAATTCCAAAATGTATATGGCCCTGGTTATGACAAGGCAGATAATATTGCCTCAGGTGCAACTGCTGAAGGATGGATCGCAGATTCTTCTTCACCATCAGGCTACAGACCTTTTTTCAGATCTTATGGAAACTTTGGTCCTAAAATGGAAGGGCAACAAGTTAAATGGTGGGATGGCACAACTCGTTCCTATTCTGCACAGCCTGACAATTACAAAGATATCTATCAAACCGGATTCAGCTCAAATATGAATTTAGCCTTGTCTAATCAGACAGACAAGCTTAACTATAGATTGTCATATACTCGTATGGACTATAAGGGTACTCAAAGAGGTAGCGAACAAGCTAGAAACACATTTAACCTGAACAGTACTTTGAAGATATCTAAGTCTATGTCACTGGATATTATTGCCAATTATATTAATACAACTACACACAATCGTCCATATCAGTTAGGACAGGTATTAGGATCATATGGAGGTTTCTTTAGCCGTACTGAAGATATGTCTTTGATGCTTGACAAATACCAAACATCCGACGGATATAAATATGTTACATATAATCATCCAGAACGTTCATCAGATGCTTTTGTATATAATATAAGAGCTACAAACTTATTGGATTTCTTTTGGCAGCAATTAAAAAATAAATATGATGAAACAGAAAATCGTATGATCTCCAGTGCAACATTGAATTGGGACATTATAGATCATTTGAAATTCAGAGGAAGAATTGGTAGTGATTATACAGGAGCAGATACAGAGAATAAACAATATAATGAATACCCTGTTTCTTTCAATTCATCAGACAACAGTACCGGCGGATACAGTGTAACAAAAGGGGTATATTCAATTCTTTATGGAGATGCTTTACTTTCTTATGCAAATAAAATTGGTTCCAAATTTAATTATACTGCCAGTTTAGGATATCAGGGACGTTCTGAAAATTATAAAGATCAAAGCAGTTCCACAACTCAAGGATTAATTACTGAAAATTGGTTTACTTTAAATAACTCATATGGCATTTTGAGCAGTAGTGCAAAAAGACAAGAGTTGTTAAAATATGCATATTTGGGAATTTTGAATCTTAGCTATCATGATTATCTATTCTTAGAAGGAACAGCTCGTAAAGAATATTCATCAACATTACCTCCTAAAAATAATAGTTTCTTCTATCCTTCTGTAAATGGAAGTTTTGTTGTATCTGATGCATTTAAACTTCCTAAAGATATAAGTTATGCTAAACTAAGAGCTTCTTATGGCATCGTTGGTAATTCTGCTCCAATGTATGTTTCTAATATAGCTTATACTCAAAATGCATTGCAAACAATCAATGGATCTGTGCCATCTTTAGTCCTATCTTCTTCTTACGGAAATAATAATCTTAAAGCAGAAACAAAGTATGAAAGAGAAATAGGATTAGAGACCAGATTTTTTGAGGATAGAATAGGTTTTGATGTTAGTTTCTATAGCAATACCGTTAAGAATCAGATAATGGATTTATCGACTGCTGCTTCAGTAGGAGCAATAAGTCAAATTGTAAATGTAGGAGAAATAGGGAGTAAAGGTCTTGAAATGGCATTTAATGCAACTCCTTTGAATGGAACATTTAAATGGATGACACGTTTTAACATCAGTTTTAATAAATCAAAAGTAAATTCTCTTGCTCCAGGTGTACCCCAAATTGTTTTCTACGATTCAGAACAATCTGCTTTGAGAATTGTTGCAAAAGCTGGTGAAGAACTTGGTAATATTTATGCTTATTCTCGTGCAACAAATGCTCAAGGAAAGTACATTATTAACGATGATGGTTTATATGTTATTGACAAGACCAAGTATGATAAAGTTGGTAATATAATGCCTAAAGCTGTTGGCGGTTTTTCAAATACTTTAATGTATAAGAATCTGGCTCTTGATTTTACTATCGACTATAGGCTTGGTGGTAAAATGGTTTCAAATCCAACAAAATACATGATGGGAGCAGGTATGTTTGAAAACACAATGCAATATCGTGATGCTGAGCATGGAGGCCTTACCTATACATCAGGAAGTACTACATACCACGATGGTGTATTACTTGATGGAGTTAATCAAACTACAGGACAAGCTAATACCAAAGTAATTGATGCAGCAACATATTACATGAATACATTTGGTTGGGGATACGACGCATGGAATGAAAAAGGTTCTGTATATAATAACAGCTATATTAAACTTCGTGAAGTTAGTTTAAGTTATCGAGTACCTGTTTCTATTTGCAAGAAACTATGTATGAACAATGTTAAAGTATCCTTAATAGGTAGAAACTTATTCTACTTGTGGAGAACACTTGAAAACATAGATCCAGAAGCACCTCTTGGTAATAAATGGTGGTCACAGGGTGTAGATGTAGGGTCAACAGCTTCATCAAGAAGTCTTGGATTTTCTTTAAGTGCTAACTTTTAA
- a CDS encoding SusD/RagB family nutrient-binding outer membrane lipoprotein: MNKKSIIGGLLLVIVILFSSCTNQLEEKYYNPETSTQANIPGFFTAVLNNDRVRPSYWNVRTFLLMQPAVYSQTAYFTNNSSSYQQADGYTEQYWNNFYSPNSNGSGILAMYRAMEVAYNSLSDADKKSQEIYLQAARIVLYDQASQMVDLWGDIPFSEAGSMETTSSISNAKFDDQKELYTTFVAGLKDAATYFSTASTSTSFSKYDIMLSGNVSKWQRYANSIRLRLLMRISNQDENTAKTAVLDMLSNSSTYPLVDGSNDGNYAPASTDILLQPLKTYTDNLNNALTELPSHYAPDYMLNTVMKPVNDPRMDVFFDKYGTTVNNVFVPNKEYKAMPIDATSSFVEGNYMYYAILDSATFLQNKAMPGVVITAPEVNFLKAEAYQRWGSTTNAKTAYETAVKQSVSFYYYLNNLNTSGLKIVSKPSDSEINDFVTSRVAYTGTNDEKLAKIWVQKWLHFGWLQSTQAWSEYRRTKYPQLTFPSTGKLSGYDTPPTRLVYPSGEKSNNSENYAAVQAKDNRTTKIFWDVK; encoded by the coding sequence ATGAATAAGAAATCAATAATAGGGGGACTGCTGTTAGTAATAGTAATCCTTTTTAGCAGCTGTACAAATCAATTAGAAGAAAAGTATTATAACCCGGAGACATCTACTCAGGCTAATATACCAGGTTTCTTTACAGCAGTTTTAAACAATGACAGAGTTCGTCCTTCATATTGGAATGTAAGAACTTTCTTATTGATGCAGCCTGCTGTTTATTCACAAACTGCATACTTTACAAACAATTCATCTTCTTATCAGCAAGCAGACGGATATACGGAACAGTACTGGAATAATTTCTATAGTCCTAATTCTAATGGAAGTGGAATTCTTGCTATGTACAGAGCAATGGAAGTTGCATATAATTCTCTTTCAGATGCTGATAAAAAATCTCAAGAAATTTATTTGCAGGCTGCACGCATTGTTCTATATGATCAAGCTTCTCAAATGGTTGATCTTTGGGGAGATATACCTTTTAGTGAAGCCGGAAGTATGGAAACAACCAGTTCGATTTCAAATGCTAAATTTGACGATCAGAAAGAGTTGTATACAACTTTTGTTGCTGGATTAAAAGATGCTGCTACTTATTTTAGCACTGCATCTACAAGCACTAGTTTTAGTAAATATGATATCATGTTGAGTGGAAATGTAAGTAAATGGCAACGTTATGCAAATTCAATTCGCCTGCGTTTGCTAATGAGAATATCAAATCAAGATGAAAATACTGCTAAAACTGCTGTTTTGGATATGTTGAGCAACAGTTCTACTTATCCATTGGTAGATGGCTCAAACGATGGAAACTATGCACCTGCGTCAACAGATATTTTGTTACAGCCATTAAAGACTTATACAGATAACTTAAATAATGCTTTAACAGAACTTCCAAGTCATTATGCTCCGGATTATATGTTAAATACAGTTATGAAGCCGGTTAATGATCCTCGTATGGATGTGTTTTTTGATAAGTATGGTACAACTGTTAACAATGTTTTTGTTCCTAATAAAGAGTACAAAGCAATGCCTATAGATGCGACCTCTTCGTTTGTAGAAGGCAATTATATGTATTATGCTATTCTTGATTCTGCAACTTTTCTTCAGAACAAAGCTATGCCAGGTGTAGTTATTACGGCTCCGGAAGTTAATTTCTTAAAAGCAGAAGCTTATCAACGCTGGGGAAGCACAACTAATGCAAAAACAGCTTATGAAACTGCAGTAAAACAGTCTGTATCATTCTACTATTATTTAAATAACTTAAATACATCAGGTCTAAAAATTGTATCTAAGCCATCTGATAGTGAAATTAATGACTTTGTTACTTCAAGAGTTGCCTATACAGGAACCAATGATGAAAAGTTAGCAAAGATCTGGGTACAGAAATGGTTGCATTTTGGATGGTTACAGTCAACTCAAGCTTGGTCTGAATATCGAAGGACAAAGTATCCTCAGTTAACGTTCCCTTCAACTGGGAAACTGTCAGGTTATGATACACCTCCAACCCGTTTAGTTTATCCATCTGGAGAAAAATCTAACAATTCTGAAAACTATGCTGCCGTACAAGCTAAGGATAACAGAACCACAAAGATATTCTGGGATGTAAAATAA
- a CDS encoding sigma-70 family RNA polymerase sigma factor gives MNNLERYRDNPTLLWNDFRAGNEKAFSALFNLYSDPLFRYGMKFISDEGLVKDCIQELFIKLYKNRSNLSFTDNPLLYLFKSLKNRIADVLGSKNERIMYLPNEDLPFLVDYKFEPIDEQEMDEEIIEIFNKAMSFLTPRQKEAIYLHYQSELTYEEISQLLNINYQSVRNLIHRAVEKIRAEMDFAVFLFFL, from the coding sequence ATGAATAATTTAGAAAGATATAGAGATAACCCGACACTGTTATGGAACGATTTCAGAGCTGGTAACGAAAAGGCTTTTTCTGCTCTATTCAATCTTTATTCTGATCCTCTTTTTCGTTACGGAATGAAATTTATATCTGATGAAGGTTTGGTAAAAGACTGTATCCAAGAATTATTTATTAAGTTATATAAAAACCGCTCTAACTTATCCTTTACAGACAATCCATTGCTTTATTTATTTAAATCTTTAAAAAATAGAATAGCAGATGTTCTTGGCAGTAAAAATGAAAGGATAATGTATTTGCCTAATGAAGATCTACCATTTTTAGTAGACTATAAGTTTGAACCTATAGATGAACAGGAAATGGATGAAGAAATAATAGAGATCTTTAATAAAGCAATGAGTTTCCTTACTCCTAGACAGAAAGAGGCTATTTACCTGCATTACCAGTCAGAACTTACATATGAAGAAATTTCGCAATTGCTTAATATTAATTATCAATCGGTTAGAAATCTAATTCACAGAGCTGTAGAGAAGATAAGAGCTGAAATGGATTTCGCTGTATTTTTATTTTTTCTTTAA
- a CDS encoding FecR family protein gives MIDKRIKYMRDLIEDDKFIQWVICPSADLDLYWNKIMRNDPNRKNDILQLKRMIKNLQVDERSLSLEEKNMIWNNILFKSGGKKTPFYLIPWFRISIAVVLAIILGISYFIINVDVYDIKTDYQSAISQIVNVDKSKDIHLILSDNRVVIVDDKSNIVYDKSGNVYIGTLKICQDKAGSKNRERLNQLIVPYGKTLDVKFSDGTRACVNSGSRLIYPSVFKEKKREIYIDGEIYLKVTRNEKVPFFVKTDQMNVKVLGTSFNVSAYKNDDVQSVVLVIGSVSVDNEKIGVKRKIIPNQIYEYQKAKNKAIVENVDVYNYICWKYGFLHFRSEKLSNVLIKLQRYYDIPIEFNALETDNIRVSGKLDLKNDIENVLNVVATTAPVKYRMKNNSLKIDVTP, from the coding sequence ATGATAGACAAAAGAATAAAATATATGCGTGATTTAATAGAAGATGATAAATTTATTCAATGGGTAATTTGTCCTTCTGCTGATTTGGATTTGTATTGGAATAAAATAATGAGAAATGATCCAAATAGAAAAAACGATATTTTACAGCTTAAAAGAATGATAAAGAATCTTCAAGTGGATGAGCGAAGTCTTTCACTGGAAGAAAAGAATATGATTTGGAACAATATCTTATTTAAAAGTGGAGGTAAAAAAACTCCTTTTTATCTAATTCCTTGGTTTAGAATATCTATTGCTGTTGTATTGGCTATAATTCTAGGGATATCCTATTTCATTATAAATGTAGATGTGTATGATATAAAGACTGATTATCAGTCTGCGATAAGTCAGATTGTAAATGTGGATAAATCGAAAGATATTCACTTGATACTTTCAGATAATCGGGTTGTGATTGTTGATGATAAATCCAATATTGTATATGACAAAAGTGGGAATGTGTATATTGGAACTCTTAAGATTTGTCAGGATAAGGCTGGAAGTAAAAATAGAGAACGCTTAAATCAGTTAATAGTACCTTATGGGAAAACTCTGGATGTGAAATTCAGTGATGGTACCAGGGCTTGTGTAAATTCTGGTAGTCGTCTAATTTATCCTTCAGTTTTTAAAGAAAAAAAACGGGAAATTTATATTGATGGTGAAATCTATTTAAAAGTAACCAGAAATGAGAAGGTCCCTTTTTTTGTTAAGACAGACCAAATGAATGTAAAGGTTTTGGGAACAAGTTTTAATGTTTCAGCATATAAAAATGATGATGTTCAATCGGTTGTATTAGTAATAGGTTCAGTTTCAGTAGATAATGAGAAGATTGGAGTGAAACGGAAGATTATACCGAACCAGATATACGAATATCAGAAAGCAAAGAATAAAGCAATAGTTGAAAACGTAGATGTTTATAATTATATATGCTGGAAATACGGTTTCTTGCATTTTAGAAGTGAAAAGTTAAGTAATGTGTTAATAAAATTACAAAGATACTATGATATTCCAATTGAATTTAATGCTCTTGAAACGGACAATATCCGTGTAAGTGGAAAACTTGACTTGAAAAATGATATAGAAAATGTACTCAACGTAGTTGCAACTACAGCTCCGGTAAAGTACAGAATGAAAAATAATAGTCTAAAAATAGATGTTACACCTTAA
- a CDS encoding sugar transferase gives MYSILKRIIDVFISVIFLLVISPVFLVCIVILTFTGEHEIWYVQKRVGYKNKRFNIIKFATMVNNSSNMGTGSITLRNDPRVLPFGRILRKTKINEFPQIFNVLNGTMSLVGPRPQMEVDFYRYPVHVQPVIYNSKPGVTGIGSIIFRDEEMYLSAPEVDPIKFYKGEISPYKGALEIWYQENASVWLDLKLIFITAWVVIFPGSDLPYKWLKDLPPKPEWMISFKEYVLTHAPLNSLTAEPELINTSTTEK, from the coding sequence ATGTATAGCATATTGAAAAGAATAATTGATGTTTTTATATCAGTGATTTTTTTACTGGTTATATCTCCTGTTTTTCTTGTTTGTATTGTAATTCTGACTTTCACCGGAGAGCATGAAATATGGTATGTGCAAAAAAGGGTAGGCTATAAGAATAAGCGCTTTAATATCATTAAGTTTGCCACGATGGTGAATAACTCTTCTAATATGGGTACGGGAAGCATTACTTTACGCAATGATCCGAGGGTGCTGCCTTTTGGTCGTATCCTGAGAAAAACGAAGATAAATGAATTCCCCCAGATTTTTAATGTTTTGAATGGAACAATGAGTTTGGTTGGTCCACGTCCGCAAATGGAAGTTGATTTTTACAGATATCCCGTACATGTGCAACCAGTAATTTATAATTCAAAACCAGGAGTTACTGGGATAGGTTCAATTATATTCCGTGATGAAGAGATGTATCTTTCTGCTCCGGAAGTAGACCCTATTAAATTTTATAAAGGGGAGATATCACCTTACAAAGGTGCTCTTGAGATATGGTACCAGGAAAATGCATCTGTGTGGTTGGATTTGAAACTTATTTTTATAACGGCCTGGGTTGTTATCTTTCCGGGAAGTGATTTGCCTTATAAGTGGCTTAAGGACTTACCACCAAAGCCGGAATGGATGATTTCTTTTAAGGAATATGTTTTGACTCATGCTCCTTTAAATAGTCTGACAGCAGAGCCGGAATTGATAAATACTAGTACAACCGAAAAATAG
- a CDS encoding DegT/DnrJ/EryC1/StrS family aminotransferase, whose protein sequence is MKIPFSVPLIDADVIAEMQDTLTNTRWLTSGPKVRALETEIQKFTGGEFALCVNSWTSGAMLILRWFGVGNGDEVIIPAYTYSATALCVMNMGATPVMVDVKEDFTIDTEKMRAAITPKTKVIIPVDLAGYPSDYDAIKEVVNDPAIKSLFVPDSDKQKLLGRILIFSDAAHSLGATYKGVSSGLISDVTVFSFHSVKNITTGEGGGIVLNLPQAFDNEKELAFLRILSLNGQNKSAFEKNQIGGWKYDIIDQGLKVNMPDLCAVVGLAQMRKYKDELLPDRNNIFHYYVKAFSNYEWAIIPPFKNDGTESSYHLFLLRIKGFTEEQRNKMIECISERGVGVNVQYIPMPMLTLFKSKGYKMADYPITYDLYKNEITLPVYNGLTEEQLHFVVDAVIESYKTVSEKKE, encoded by the coding sequence ATGAAAATACCATTTTCAGTTCCTTTAATTGATGCCGATGTGATTGCTGAGATGCAAGATACGCTGACAAATACGAGGTGGTTAACAAGTGGTCCAAAGGTGAGAGCTCTGGAAACAGAGATACAAAAATTTACGGGAGGAGAATTTGCTCTTTGTGTGAATTCGTGGACTTCGGGAGCAATGCTTATTCTTCGATGGTTTGGCGTGGGGAATGGTGATGAGGTTATAATTCCTGCCTATACATATAGTGCAACGGCTCTTTGTGTGATGAATATGGGTGCAACGCCTGTGATGGTTGATGTGAAAGAGGACTTTACCATTGATACAGAAAAGATGAGGGCGGCTATTACACCTAAAACAAAGGTTATTATTCCTGTGGATTTGGCTGGTTATCCCAGCGATTATGATGCTATAAAAGAAGTGGTGAATGATCCGGCCATAAAGAGCCTGTTTGTGCCTGATAGCGATAAACAAAAGCTGTTAGGTCGTATCCTGATTTTTTCAGATGCGGCTCATTCGTTGGGTGCTACTTATAAGGGGGTTTCCAGTGGGCTGATTTCTGACGTGACAGTATTTTCATTTCATTCTGTAAAAAATATTACTACCGGTGAAGGTGGTGGCATTGTTCTTAATTTACCGCAGGCTTTTGATAATGAGAAAGAATTGGCTTTTCTTAGAATTCTTTCATTGAATGGGCAGAACAAAAGTGCTTTTGAAAAAAATCAGATTGGAGGTTGGAAATATGATATCATTGACCAGGGATTGAAAGTGAATATGCCCGATTTGTGTGCAGTTGTAGGTTTGGCACAAATGAGAAAATACAAAGATGAATTGTTGCCGGACAGAAATAATATTTTTCATTATTACGTTAAAGCTTTTTCCAACTATGAATGGGCTATTATTCCACCTTTTAAGAATGATGGAACAGAAAGTTCTTATCACTTGTTCTTGTTAAGGATTAAAGGCTTTACTGAGGAACAAAGAAATAAGATGATTGAATGTATTAGTGAAAGAGGCGTTGGAGTTAATGTTCAGTACATTCCGATGCCAATGCTTACGTTGTTCAAATCAAAGGGATATAAAATGGCTGATTATCCTATTACCTATGATTTATATAAAAATGAGATTACACTACCTGTGTACAATGGACTAACAGAAGAGCAGTTACACTTTGTTGTTGATGCGGTAATTGAATCTTATAAAACCGTTTCAGAGAAAAAGGAATAA